A window from Phalacrocorax carbo chromosome 20, bPhaCar2.1, whole genome shotgun sequence encodes these proteins:
- the AGMAT gene encoding guanidino acid hydrolase, mitochondrial translates to MRRLLWAGCSQLLPREARLCASKMSGAAAAAALRHSLWPPALLAASGSSPSVSVGLLLHPAPGHGAPCRWGSQFNLPPCAQLVARPVGVCSMMKLPVQVSAEGLDAAFVGVPLDTGTSNRPGARFGPRQIRAESVMVRRYNASTGAAPFDSLQVADIGDVNVNLYNLPDSCRLIRESYQRIVASGCVPLTLGGDHTITYPILQAVAEKHGPVGLVHVDAHTDTGDRALGEKIYHGTPFRRCVEEGLLDCSRVVQIGIRGSSYDPHPYKYCQDQGFRVVLAEECWGRSLVPLMGEVRKQMGDKPVYISFDIDGLDPAYAPGTGTPEIAGLTPAQALEIIRGCKGLNIVGCDLVEVAPMYDVSGNTALLGANLLFEMLCVLPRVKTT, encoded by the exons ATGAGGCGCCTGctctgggctggctgcagccagctgctgccccGGGAAGCCAGGCTCTGCGCTTCTAAGATGtcaggggctgctgcagcagccgcCCTACGCCACAGTCTGTGGCCCCCGGCTCTTCTGGCCGCCTCCGGCTCCTCGCCCAGTGTGTCCGTGGGGCTCCTCCTGCACCCGGCCCCAGGGCATGGGGCCCCATGCCGCTGGGGCTCGCAGTTCAACCTGCCCCCCTGTGCCCAGCTCGTGGCCCGGCCCGTGGGGGTCTGCTCCATGATGAAACTGCCTGTTCAGGTGTCAGCAGAGGGACTGGACGCAGCTTTTGTTGGTGTCCCTCTAGACACGGGCACATCCAACCGGCCGGGAGCCAG GTTCGGTCCGCGCCAGATCCGGGCCGAGTCCGTGATGGTGAGGAGGTACAACGCCAGCACCGGGGCAGCGCCTTTCGACTCCTTGCAGGTGGCTGACATTGGGGATGTGAACGTGAACCTCTACAACCTGCCTGACAGCTGCCGCCTCATCCGAGAGTCCTACCAGAGGATAGTGGCCTCGGGCTGTGTGCCCCTCACCTTGG GTGGAGATCACACCATAACATACCCCATCCTGCAGGCTGTGGCAGAAAA GCATGGTCCTGTGGGACTGgtgcatgtggatgctcacacCGACACTGGAgacagagccctgggggagaAGATATATCACGGGACCCCGTTCCGGCGCTGTGTGGAGGAGGGGCTGCTGGACTGCAGCCGTGTGGTCCAGATCGGCATCCGGGGCTCCTCCTATGACCCCCATCCTTACAAGTACTGCCAGGACCAG GGTTTCCGGGTGGTCCTGGCTGAAGAGTGCTGGGGGAGGTCGCTGGTGCCGCTGATGGGCGAGGTGAGGAAGCAGATGGGGGACAAGCCGGTGTACATCAGTTTCGATATTGATGGACTAGACCCCGCCTATGCCCCAGGCACCGGAACGCCGGAGATAGCCGGGCTCACACCTGCGCAG gcttTGGAGATTATTCGTGGCTGCAAAGGACTGAACATAGTGGGATGTGACCTTGTGGAAGTTGCACCAATGTACGATGTCTCTG
- the PINK1 gene encoding serine/threonine-protein kinase PINK1, mitochondrial: protein MAVRLLLSRALRLLPRCRPPPRPPARPDPRPPAHPVPPPSPWRPWLSWLPAARRLLRGPAGGLAAVWRRGPGGACLALAVALGMVEPRLEEQRRAEAACRHIQTVFVGKNKPQKDPLSSFRWQGFKLEEYLIGQPIGKGCSAAVYEAAIPFSRDHQGCAESSRLAGQGPTVQPDRRSASQGAEEEPTTEKHQPKEAFPLAIKMMWNISAGSSSEAILDAMGRELVPATGVALAGEYGAVSGRRKPVLGIKKLQPHPNIIQVIRAFTSSVPLLPGAFTDYPDVLPLSLNPRGIGHSRTLFLVMKNYPCTLRQYLRESSPDVRLSTMMILQLLEGVDHLVRHGIAHRDLKSDNILVEFDSAGCPWLVITDFGCCLADENIGLRLPFTSSYVDRGGNGCLMAPEVITASPGPGTVINYSKADAWAVGAIAYEIVGLANPFYGHGDSALESRSYREDQLPSLPDHVPLEVKQVIKMLLQRDLNKRLSARVAANVLHLSLWGESVLASKTLKPDQMVAWLLCQSAAALLMNGLVDKSRVETKMKMSFLANLEYEDLWAAILLLLAWRSRSG, encoded by the exons ATGGCGGTGCGGCTGCTGCTGTCCCGGGCCCTGCGCCTGCTGCCGcgctgccgccccccgccccggcccccggcccgccccgacccccggcccccggcccacCCCGTCCCGCCGCCCTCGCCGTGGCGGCCTTGGCTCTCCTGGCTgccggccgcccgccgcctcctgcgcgggccggcgggcgggcTGGCGGCCGTGTggcggcggggccccggcgGGGCCTGCCTGGCGCTGGCCGTGGCGCTGGGGATGGTGGAGCCGCGGCTGGAGGAGCAGCGACGGGCCGAGGCGGCGTGTCGCCACATCCAG acAGTGTTTGTTGGAAAGAACAAGCCGCAGAAAGATCCCCTGAGCTCCTTCCGCTGGCAGGGCTTCAAGCTGGAAGAATATCTCATTGGCCAACCCATCGGGAAGGGTTGCAGCGCCGCTGTGTACGAAGCAGCTATTCCTTTCTCTCGTGATCATCAGGGGTGTGCAGAGAGCAGCCGTCTTGCAGGGCAGGGGCCGACTGTGCAGCCAGATCGTCGCTCGGCTTCGCAGGGGGCTGAAGAGGAGCCCACCACAGAGAAACACCAACCAAAAGAGGCTTTTCCATTAGCTATCAAAATGATGTGGAACATTTCG GCTGGTTCGTCAAGTGAAGCCATCCTCGATGCTATGGGCCGAGAGCTTGTTCCAGCAACAGGGGTTGCCTTAGCCGGAGAATACGGAGCTGTCTCTGGCCGCAG AAAGCCTGTCCTTGGGATAAAGAAGTTGCAGCCTCATCCGAATATAATCCAGGTGATCCGAGCCTTCACATCCTCGGTCCCTTTGCTGCCTGGAGCCTTCACAGATTATCCGGACGTTCTTCCTTTAAGCCTGAATCCCAGAGGGATCGGTCACAGCCGCACGCTCTTCCTGGTGATGAAGAA TTATCCGTGCACCCTGCGCCAGTATCTGAGGGAGAGCAGTCCAGATGTTCGTCTCTCCACGATGAtgattttacagcttttggaaggTGTTGACCATCTTGTTCGACATGGAATAGCTCACAGAGACCTGAAGTCTGACAACATCCTGGTTGAATTTGATTCTG CTGGCTGCCCCTGGCTGGTGATCACGGACTTCGGTTGCTGTTTGGCAGATGAAAACATTGGCTTGAGACTGCCTTTCACCAGCTCTTACGTGGATCGGGGTGGCAACGGCTGTCTTATGGCACCTGAG GTGATCACAGCGTCACCTGGTCCGGGCACGGTGATCAACTACAGTAAAGCCGATGCTTGGGCTGTTGGAGCGATCGCCTATGAAATCGTTGGCCTGGCCAATCCTTTCTATGGCCATGGGGACTCGGCTCTGGAAAGCAGAAGTTACCGTGAAGACCAGCTGCCAAGCCTGCCCGATCACGTGCCCCTCGAGGTGAAGCAGGTGATAAAGATGCTACTTCAGAGGGATCTCAACAAG agATTGTCTGCTAGAGTTGCTGCTAACGTGCTTCACCTAAGCCTCTGGGGTGAAAGCGTTCTAGCGTCCAAGACCCTGAAACCCGACCAGATGGTCGCCTGGCTTCTCTGCCAGTCTGCGGCCGCTTTGCTCATGAATGGACTGGTAGACAAAAGCCGGGTAGAAACCAAAATGAAGATGTCCTTTTTGGCAAACCTTGAGTATGAAGACCTCTGGGCAGCAATATTGCTGTTGCTGGCCTGGAGAAGCCGGTCTGGGTGA